One genomic window of Rhodothermaceae bacterium includes the following:
- the rpsR gene encoding 30S ribosomal protein S18, which produces MSQKYIDYKDTDYLKRFINEQGKMLPRRVLDIPAKKQRAIARAIKRARHLALLPYVADSVR; this is translated from the coding sequence ATGTCGCAAAAATACATTGACTACAAGGATACTGACTATTTGAAGCGCTTTATTAACGAGCAAGGCAAAATGCTCCCTAGGCGGGTACTGGATATACCTGCTAAAAAACAGCGGGCAATTGCTCGTGCGATAAAGCGCGCACGGCATCTTGCCTTGTTGCCTTATGTGGCTGATTCGGTACGTTAA
- the rpsF gene encoding 30S ribosomal protein S6, protein MAMNRKMYELTYILTSVLSNEQIAEVVARVNEMIEGAGGTIIEVDEWGTRKLAYPVDKKRNGYYVNLYFEGPGTLIPRIERALTIDDNVLRSLILAMDKSMVAHYQANKSSKKTAAKAESEEQ, encoded by the coding sequence ATGGCCATGAATCGCAAGATGTACGAGCTCACGTACATCCTCACCTCTGTGCTCTCGAACGAGCAAATTGCAGAGGTTGTAGCACGAGTAAACGAAATGATTGAGGGTGCCGGTGGCACCATCATTGAAGTGGATGAATGGGGAACACGAAAACTCGCGTACCCAGTGGACAAAAAAAGGAACGGTTACTATGTTAATCTGTACTTTGAAGGGCCAGGTACGTTGATCCCGCGCATTGAGCGGGCGCTAACCATTGACGATAATGTATTGCGCTCATTAATTCTGGCAATGGATAAGAGTATGGTTGCCCACTATCAGGCAAATAAGTCAAGCAAAAAAACTGCAGCTAAGGCAGAAAGTGAGGAGCAGTAA